One segment of Candidatus Limnocylindrales bacterium DNA contains the following:
- the rpoZ gene encoding DNA-directed RNA polymerase subunit omega, whose translation MARVTVEDCLERVENRFLLATVAVRRAKQLLRGSRPLVETENKEVVTSLREIAAGVVSPVSDPTKA comes from the coding sequence ATGGCAAGAGTAACCGTCGAAGACTGTCTCGAGAGAGTGGAAAACCGTTTCCTGCTTGCCACCGTGGCCGTGCGCCGCGCCAAGCAGCTGCTGCGCGGCTCCAGGCCGCTCGTCGAGACGGAAAACAAGGAAGTCGTCACGTCGCTTCGTGAGATTGCCGCCGGCGTCGTCTCGCCGGTATCGGATCCGACCAAGGCCTAG
- a CDS encoding DUF1326 domain-containing protein produces MKDWQIHGIEIANCNCAWGCPCQFNALPTTGQCEAVWAMRIDKGNFDGTTLDGLNWGFLVWWPGAVHEGNGRMQVFGEARATPAQRAALEAIASGRESDEGTYFQIFAAMAPNAVPPVWAPVEIECDLDSRVARLSVAGLIETKIEPIRNPMSGVAHRAQVTLPDGFEYKTAEYASGTTKTSGPISLDLRASHAHLAKVGWDAHRLIP; encoded by the coding sequence ATGAAAGACTGGCAAATCCATGGAATCGAGATCGCCAACTGCAACTGCGCATGGGGCTGCCCGTGCCAGTTCAACGCACTGCCTACCACCGGGCAATGCGAAGCCGTCTGGGCGATGCGCATCGACAAGGGAAATTTCGACGGGACGACGCTCGACGGCCTGAACTGGGGCTTCCTCGTCTGGTGGCCAGGCGCCGTTCACGAAGGCAACGGCCGCATGCAGGTTTTCGGTGAGGCGCGCGCGACGCCTGCGCAGCGCGCGGCACTCGAAGCCATCGCTTCCGGCCGCGAGTCGGACGAAGGCACGTACTTCCAGATCTTTGCGGCGATGGCGCCGAACGCAGTGCCGCCGGTCTGGGCGCCCGTCGAGATCGAATGCGATCTCGACTCGAGAGTCGCACGGCTCTCGGTTGCAGGGCTCATCGAGACCAAAATCGAGCCGATCCGCAACCCGATGAGCGGCGTGGCCCATCGCGCGCAGGTGACCCTGCCCGACGGCTTCGAGTACAAGACCGCCGAGTACGCGAGCGGCACCACGAAAACGAGCGGGCCGATCTCGCTCGACCTGCGCGCATCGCATGCGCATCTGGCCAAAGTCGGATGGGACGCGCATCGCCTGATTCCGTAG
- a CDS encoding molybdopterin-binding protein, translated as MRDHLTAAFAVIGNEILSGKVTDINTPFLARELRSLGVSLERVVVVPDDVEKIATDVFDLSERYDVVFTSGGVGPTHDDITMDGVAAAFGLRLVEHIELRRAIENFVGSRVNAAHLKMAQIPDGAELIVDDKLAFPTVLVRNVYILPGIPELFQAKILSLRDRFVVRPYFLRQVLVRDNETRIAEFLNATLTAFPDLLLGSYPKLSDPNYRVRLTLESKDESYLERALADLVERLPAGCVFRVES; from the coding sequence GTGCGCGACCATCTGACCGCCGCTTTTGCCGTCATCGGCAACGAAATCCTCTCGGGCAAGGTCACCGACATCAATACGCCGTTCCTCGCGCGCGAGCTGAGGAGCCTCGGCGTATCGCTCGAACGCGTCGTGGTCGTACCGGACGACGTCGAGAAGATCGCGACCGACGTCTTCGACCTTTCCGAGCGCTACGACGTCGTGTTCACGTCGGGCGGAGTGGGGCCGACTCACGACGACATCACGATGGACGGAGTGGCGGCCGCGTTCGGCCTGCGCCTGGTCGAGCACATCGAGCTGCGGCGTGCGATCGAGAACTTCGTCGGCAGCCGCGTCAACGCGGCGCATCTGAAGATGGCGCAGATTCCCGACGGCGCCGAGCTGATCGTCGACGACAAGCTCGCGTTTCCGACGGTGCTCGTCCGCAACGTGTACATTCTTCCCGGGATCCCGGAGCTTTTTCAGGCCAAGATCCTCTCGTTGCGCGATCGCTTCGTGGTAAGGCCGTATTTTCTCCGGCAGGTTCTCGTTCGCGACAACGAGACGCGAATCGCCGAGTTTCTCAACGCCACGCTGACGGCGTTTCCCGACCTGCTGCTCGGCTCGTATCCGAAGCTTTCCGACCCGAACTACCGTGTCCGGCTGACGCTCGAGTCCAAGGACGAGTCCTATCTCGAGCGCGCACTGGCCGACCTCGTAGAACGCCTCCCCGCCGGCTGCGTGTTTCGCGTAGAGAGCTGA
- the yihA gene encoding ribosome biogenesis GTP-binding protein YihA/YsxC, whose protein sequence is MKVLRAEFRAAATTIASMPAAVHPEVAVAGRSNVGKSSLLNTMTGRRGLARTSRTPGCTRGLMFFDINDAFTLVDLPGYGYASRSQTERAAWKKLIERFLSTRQELAGVLILVDVRRGPEDEEYELAAYLDSVGLPYAFVATKADKLKRSALARQLAGIRAAVAPAVVMATSSESGTGIDALWRWIKAAIETEPEEISATAENEPELDE, encoded by the coding sequence ATGAAAGTTCTACGAGCCGAGTTCCGCGCCGCCGCGACGACGATTGCGTCCATGCCTGCGGCCGTTCATCCGGAAGTCGCGGTGGCCGGTCGCTCGAACGTCGGCAAGTCGTCGCTGCTCAACACGATGACCGGGCGGCGCGGGCTGGCGCGCACCAGCCGCACGCCAGGCTGCACGCGCGGCCTCATGTTCTTCGATATCAATGATGCGTTCACGCTCGTCGACCTGCCGGGGTACGGCTACGCGAGCCGCTCGCAGACCGAGCGCGCCGCCTGGAAGAAACTGATCGAGCGTTTCCTTTCCACGCGCCAGGAGCTGGCGGGCGTGCTGATTCTTGTCGACGTTCGCCGCGGACCCGAAGACGAAGAATACGAGCTGGCCGCATATCTCGATTCGGTCGGGCTTCCGTACGCGTTCGTCGCGACCAAGGCCGACAAGCTCAAAAGATCGGCGCTCGCCCGGCAGCTCGCCGGGATCCGCGCGGCGGTCGCGCCGGCGGTCGTCATGGCGACGTCGTCGGAGAGCGGCACTGGCATCGATGCGCTGTGGCGCTGGATCAAGGCGGCCATCGAGACCGAGCCGGAAGAGATCTCGGCGACCGCGGAGAACGAGCCGGAGCTCGACGAATAG
- a CDS encoding NnrU family protein gives MTSTEQIVLWILAFAATHMGMASLRVRPRLVAALGEGAYLGIYTVVSFATFVPLVMAYLRGIHGGAMLWNLRSVPVVHAVALGVAWLSFTLALAALVQPSPASIGPRTTTRARGLTRITRHPLFMNIGIWGLAHCVVNGFVNDVLFFGGIFLVGLFGCMHQDARKRVTEKGVLDEFYAETSLVPFAAIATGRGKLVPGELPWIGIAVGGVASLALYHFHDAMFH, from the coding sequence GTGACGTCCACCGAGCAGATCGTCCTGTGGATTCTCGCATTTGCCGCAACCCATATGGGAATGGCCTCACTTCGCGTGCGGCCGCGCCTCGTGGCCGCGCTCGGAGAAGGAGCGTATCTCGGCATTTACACCGTGGTTTCGTTCGCGACGTTCGTGCCGCTGGTGATGGCTTACCTGCGGGGGATCCACGGCGGTGCGATGCTGTGGAACCTGCGCAGCGTGCCGGTCGTTCATGCCGTTGCGCTCGGCGTTGCGTGGCTCTCGTTCACGCTCGCGCTCGCCGCGCTCGTGCAGCCGAGCCCCGCAAGCATCGGGCCGCGCACCACGACGCGCGCGCGAGGCCTGACGCGCATCACGCGCCATCCGCTGTTCATGAACATCGGGATCTGGGGACTCGCCCACTGCGTGGTCAACGGGTTCGTCAACGACGTGCTGTTCTTCGGCGGCATCTTTCTCGTCGGGCTTTTCGGATGCATGCACCAGGATGCGCGCAAGCGTGTCACCGAAAAGGGCGTGCTCGATGAGTTCTACGCCGAGACCTCGCTGGTGCCGTTTGCCGCAATCGCAACCGGACGCGGAAAGCTGGTGCCGGGCGAGCTGCCGTGGATCGGGATCGCCGTCGGCGGAGTCGCGTCGCTCGCGCTGTATCATTTCCACGACGCGATGTTTCACTGA
- a CDS encoding thioesterase family protein, translating to MTTPAVSTSARAGSAKRTGSPECVAGLGTLRFAFFVTVTTHPCISDSLVVDPDGNAAGRYRTHLSGDWNAPIYPSGGVTTALGLAALEAELDQPHQRLRSFSTMFVSTVGGGDIEIDVTRLRVGNRMSQLQANVRTPGSEGAGHLVTAAFGETRDGFDYAYSKPPDAGPPLDYPEPATPPAGAPTFNPSFFSNVETRRIKSFSSFETGWKGGDAEAIRWIRYRTRPKITDGRIDPIVLVPLADTMPIAIGQYHGPGYPFFHAPSVDISMRFFSDTDDEWFLTRVVSHWAGDGYASAEVTMWDSRRRLVAHAVQMMLIRFPTPEQLGIRR from the coding sequence TTGACGACACCAGCCGTCAGCACAAGCGCACGCGCAGGTTCCGCGAAGCGCACCGGCTCACCGGAGTGTGTCGCTGGACTGGGAACCCTGCGCTTCGCATTCTTCGTGACCGTGACCACGCACCCATGCATTTCCGATTCTCTCGTCGTCGATCCGGATGGCAACGCTGCCGGCCGCTATCGCACGCACCTTTCGGGCGACTGGAACGCGCCGATCTATCCGAGCGGCGGGGTGACCACGGCACTCGGCCTTGCAGCGCTCGAAGCCGAGCTCGACCAGCCCCACCAGCGGCTTCGATCGTTTTCGACGATGTTCGTCTCCACCGTCGGCGGCGGCGACATCGAGATCGACGTCACGCGGCTTCGCGTCGGCAACCGCATGTCGCAGCTTCAGGCCAACGTGCGCACTCCCGGCAGCGAAGGCGCCGGACATCTGGTGACGGCTGCGTTCGGAGAGACGCGCGACGGGTTCGACTACGCGTATTCGAAGCCGCCCGACGCGGGGCCGCCGCTCGACTATCCGGAGCCTGCCACGCCGCCGGCGGGCGCGCCGACGTTCAACCCGTCGTTCTTTTCGAACGTCGAGACCCGGCGCATCAAATCGTTCTCGTCGTTCGAGACCGGGTGGAAAGGAGGCGACGCGGAGGCGATCCGCTGGATCCGCTATCGCACGCGTCCGAAGATCACTGACGGAAGGATCGACCCCATCGTTCTCGTGCCGCTTGCCGACACGATGCCGATCGCGATCGGCCAGTACCACGGTCCCGGCTATCCGTTCTTTCACGCGCCGAGCGTCGACATCTCGATGCGGTTTTTTTCGGACACAGACGACGAATGGTTCCTGACGCGCGTCGTGAGCCACTGGGCCGGCGACGGGTACGCGTCGGCCGAGGTCACGATGTGGGACAGTCGCCGGCGCCTCGTCGCACACGCCGTCCAGATGATGCTGATCCGCTTTCCGACGCCCGAGCAGCTCGGCATCCGCAGGTAA
- the argJ gene encoding bifunctional glutamate N-acetyltransferase/amino-acid acetyltransferase ArgJ has translation MSREARVKIEPAASPVAVRGFRFCGVHGGIKKKGRRDFALIVADRPCAAAAVFTQNRCAAAPVVVSRDHIKDGQLQAVMINSGNANCATGEQGLKLARWSCDELASRLGIAPTLVIPCSTGVIGVPLDHRVMARAISVGVDSLSKRGFGAAARAIMTSDAFPKWAERKVNVDGVEIHVTAMAKGAGMIEPHMATLLAFVLTDAKMSPACAGAMLKDGVAKSFNRISVDGDTSTNDTCLLMASGEVAGVPIDGPDSPGYAAVAAAVAAVLDETARMVVRDGEGATKMVDLTITGAASDDEADRAARRIINSPLVRCAITGADPNWGRLVMALGNTDATFDLGALEVRVGNVALVHAGVVISEDAVVAARRAMKADAYEIAIKLGDGPGAATVITSDLTTEYVVFNSAYTS, from the coding sequence ATGTCACGGGAAGCTCGCGTGAAAATCGAGCCTGCCGCGTCGCCGGTCGCCGTGCGCGGCTTTCGTTTCTGCGGCGTGCACGGCGGCATCAAGAAGAAGGGCCGGCGCGACTTTGCGCTCATCGTCGCCGATCGTCCGTGCGCAGCCGCCGCCGTCTTCACGCAGAATCGCTGCGCTGCCGCGCCGGTCGTCGTCTCGCGCGATCACATCAAGGACGGCCAGCTCCAGGCCGTGATGATCAACTCCGGCAACGCCAACTGCGCAACCGGCGAGCAGGGCCTCAAGCTGGCGCGCTGGAGCTGCGACGAGCTCGCCTCGCGCCTCGGCATCGCGCCGACGCTCGTGATCCCGTGTTCGACCGGAGTGATCGGCGTTCCGCTCGACCACCGCGTGATGGCGCGCGCGATCTCGGTCGGCGTGGACTCGCTGAGCAAGCGCGGCTTCGGCGCCGCGGCGCGCGCGATCATGACGTCGGATGCGTTTCCGAAGTGGGCCGAGCGCAAGGTGAACGTCGACGGCGTCGAGATCCACGTGACGGCCATGGCGAAGGGCGCCGGAATGATCGAGCCGCACATGGCGACGCTGCTCGCGTTCGTGCTGACCGACGCAAAGATGTCGCCGGCTTGCGCCGGCGCGATGCTGAAAGACGGCGTCGCAAAGAGCTTCAACCGCATCAGCGTCGACGGCGACACCAGCACCAACGACACGTGCCTTCTGATGGCTTCCGGCGAGGTCGCCGGAGTGCCGATCGACGGTCCGGATTCACCGGGTTATGCCGCCGTAGCTGCTGCGGTAGCCGCCGTGCTCGACGAGACGGCCCGCATGGTCGTGCGCGACGGCGAAGGCGCGACCAAGATGGTCGACCTTACGATCACCGGCGCCGCGAGCGACGACGAAGCCGACCGCGCCGCGCGCCGCATCATCAACTCCCCGCTGGTGCGCTGTGCGATTACCGGAGCCGATCCGAACTGGGGACGGCTCGTCATGGCGCTCGGCAATACCGACGCGACGTTCGATCTCGGTGCACTCGAGGTGCGCGTCGGAAACGTGGCGCTCGTGCACGCCGGCGTCGTGATCTCCGAGGACGCCGTCGTGGCCGCGCGGCGCGCGATGAAAGCCGATGCGTATGAGATCGCGATCAAGCTCGGCGACGGGCCGGGAGCCGCGACGGTGATCACGAGCGATCTGACGACCGAATACGTCGTCTTCAACTCGGCGTACACCAGCTGA
- a CDS encoding RNA polymerase factor sigma-32, translating to MAARKPASSKASSAKETPAAAATPSAGKAPASVKSADRRRKSSAASQVDNKPDETDEARETADAGEALEAEPEVLESELIDAEFGDADTPDIDEIEISADDGALPVPAGKDQPAIAPTDSLARYLSEIRTYPVLSREEEHEIALRYFHHHDADAAVKLVTANLRLVVIVAREYQRAFHNLLDLIQEGNVGLLEAVKQFDPYRGVRFPSYAVWWIRAYVIRYVMNNFRLVKVGTTQAQRRLFFNLKKEKARLESLGFTPSAKQIADVLGVKEKEVIEMDQRLASSSEVSVETPLGHDGGTGTMLDLLPAPGHSAEQDVSDGEFYALMKEKIEEFGSRLKGREAEIYRERLVAEDPLTLQELGDRYGVSRERVRQMEAAVKKKLREYLVAEVRDLDEEMVR from the coding sequence ATGGCCGCTCGCAAACCCGCCTCTTCCAAAGCTTCCTCCGCAAAGGAAACGCCGGCCGCAGCGGCAACACCGTCTGCAGGCAAGGCCCCGGCTTCCGTCAAAAGCGCCGACCGCCGCCGAAAGTCTTCCGCAGCTTCGCAAGTCGACAACAAGCCTGACGAGACCGACGAGGCTCGCGAAACCGCAGACGCCGGCGAAGCGCTCGAAGCCGAGCCGGAAGTCCTCGAATCCGAGCTCATCGATGCCGAATTCGGCGACGCGGACACGCCCGACATCGACGAGATCGAAATTTCCGCCGATGACGGCGCGCTGCCGGTTCCGGCCGGCAAGGACCAGCCGGCGATCGCGCCGACGGATTCGCTCGCACGCTACCTTTCCGAGATCCGCACGTATCCGGTGCTTTCGCGCGAAGAAGAACACGAGATCGCGCTACGCTACTTCCATCACCACGACGCCGATGCGGCCGTCAAGCTGGTGACGGCCAACCTGAGGCTCGTCGTGATCGTCGCACGCGAATACCAGCGGGCGTTCCACAACCTTCTCGACCTCATCCAGGAAGGCAACGTCGGGCTTCTCGAAGCCGTCAAGCAGTTCGATCCGTACCGCGGCGTGCGCTTTCCGTCGTATGCCGTGTGGTGGATCCGCGCGTACGTCATCCGCTACGTGATGAACAACTTCCGGCTCGTCAAGGTCGGCACCACGCAGGCGCAGCGCCGCCTGTTCTTCAACCTGAAGAAGGAAAAGGCGCGCCTCGAGTCGCTCGGATTCACGCCGTCGGCCAAGCAGATCGCCGATGTGCTCGGCGTCAAGGAAAAAGAAGTCATCGAGATGGACCAGCGGCTGGCGAGCTCGTCGGAAGTCTCGGTCGAAACCCCGCTCGGTCACGACGGCGGCACCGGCACGATGCTCGATCTGCTGCCTGCGCCCGGCCACAGCGCCGAGCAGGACGTATCCGATGGCGAGTTCTACGCTCTGATGAAGGAGAAGATCGAGGAGTTCGGTTCGCGCCTGAAAGGCCGCGAGGCCGAAATCTATCGCGAGCGGCTCGTGGCCGAGGATCCGCTGACCCTGCAGGAGCTCGGCGATCGCTACGGGGTGAGCCGCGAGCGCGTGCGACAGATGGAGGCCGCCGTCAAGAAAAAGCTCCGCGAGTACCTCGTCGCCGAGGTGCGAGACCTCGACGAGGAAATGGTGCGCTGA
- the secA gene encoding preprotein translocase subunit SecA produces the protein MLENLRKKIVGDISTRFIKRLRPVVASIGEMEPTIAAMSDAELAAQTVRFRERLDQGEPLDSMLVEAFATVREAGKRVLNMRHFDTQMVGGLILHAGRIAEMKTGEGKTLVATLPLYANALSGKGAHLVTVNDYLARRDADWMGQIYRFLGMSVGVIYHDMPDDERMAAYRSDITYGQNNEYGFDYLRDNMKFSVTSFAQRPLHYAIVDEVDSILVDEARTPLIISGPAEQSTEKYYTINGIIPRLKKDEHFTVDEKQRSAMLTEEGVAFVEDLLKIENLYDPTAIEVLHHVNQGLRAHALYKVDVDYMIHDGQVVIVDEFTGRLMPGRRWSDGLHQAVEAKEGVRIERENQTLATITFQNYFRMYEKLSGMTGTAETEAEEFRKIYGLDVIVVPTNRPMVRKDHPDVVYKSAREKYDAVIEEIKDCHERGQPVLVGTISIEKSEMLAAKLKVDGVPHHVLNAKQHQREAEIVAQAGRKGAVTISTNMAGRGTDIVLGGNPVFLARAACQLGEEDARYPEMLEKFRAQCEAERDEVVAAGGLHILGTERHESRRIDNQLRGRSGRQGDPGSSRFFLSLEDDLLRIFGAERIQGLMQRLGMEEGVPIESRMVSRAVENAQKKVEGHNFDMRKHLLEYDDVMNKQREIVYARRRAYLESENLRNEALELATEQAEALIETFLPGERRTEWDWKGLFDAVFGHYHVRFDLPEEEREKITQPGAKEKLVAFVRDAYEGRERMFGDDVVRQLEKWVLLQAIDHHWKDHLLGMDHLKEGIGLRGYAQRNPLQEYQREGFELFEAMMARFEDDAVEKLYAMRPITEEEARLRMQQAEAEQEAEAVEHGASEPGTAEQAEAARAEQAQIEQRRQAERQSFQQRIGQQRLEEQRVRAERQMVMSHGSSAAPSQRPAQASTSTVGRNEQCPCGSGKKYKKCHGKLA, from the coding sequence ATGCTCGAGAATCTCCGCAAGAAAATCGTCGGCGACATCAGCACCCGCTTCATCAAGCGTCTGCGGCCCGTGGTCGCCAGCATCGGCGAGATGGAGCCGACGATCGCGGCGATGTCCGACGCCGAGCTTGCGGCGCAGACCGTGCGCTTCCGTGAACGGCTCGATCAGGGCGAGCCGCTCGACTCCATGCTCGTCGAAGCATTCGCGACCGTGCGCGAAGCCGGCAAACGGGTGCTCAACATGCGGCACTTCGACACGCAGATGGTCGGAGGCCTGATTCTTCACGCCGGCCGCATCGCCGAGATGAAGACCGGAGAAGGCAAGACGCTCGTCGCGACGCTGCCGCTGTACGCCAACGCGCTCAGCGGCAAGGGTGCCCACCTCGTCACCGTCAACGACTACCTGGCCCGCCGCGATGCGGACTGGATGGGACAGATCTACCGGTTCCTCGGCATGTCGGTCGGCGTCATTTACCACGACATGCCCGACGACGAGCGCATGGCCGCCTACCGCTCCGACATCACGTACGGCCAGAACAACGAGTACGGTTTCGACTACCTGCGCGACAACATGAAGTTCTCGGTCACGTCGTTCGCGCAGCGGCCGCTCCACTACGCGATCGTCGACGAAGTGGACTCGATCCTCGTCGACGAGGCGCGTACCCCGCTGATCATCTCGGGCCCGGCCGAGCAGTCGACCGAGAAGTACTACACGATCAACGGCATCATCCCGCGCCTGAAGAAGGACGAGCATTTCACGGTCGACGAGAAGCAGCGCTCGGCGATGCTCACCGAGGAAGGCGTCGCGTTCGTCGAAGACCTGCTGAAGATCGAGAACCTTTACGATCCGACCGCGATCGAAGTATTGCACCACGTCAACCAGGGCCTGCGTGCGCACGCGCTCTACAAGGTCGACGTGGACTACATGATCCACGACGGCCAGGTCGTCATCGTCGACGAGTTCACCGGACGCCTGATGCCGGGGCGCCGCTGGAGCGACGGTCTCCACCAGGCCGTCGAAGCCAAGGAAGGCGTGCGCATCGAGCGCGAGAACCAGACGCTCGCGACGATCACGTTCCAGAACTATTTCCGCATGTACGAGAAGCTCTCGGGCATGACCGGAACCGCCGAGACCGAGGCCGAGGAGTTCCGCAAGATCTACGGTCTCGACGTGATCGTGGTTCCGACCAACCGCCCGATGGTCCGCAAGGACCATCCCGACGTCGTCTACAAGAGCGCACGCGAGAAATACGACGCGGTGATCGAAGAGATCAAGGACTGCCACGAACGCGGGCAGCCGGTGCTCGTCGGCACGATCTCGATCGAAAAGTCCGAGATGCTGGCCGCCAAGCTCAAGGTCGACGGCGTGCCGCACCACGTGCTCAACGCGAAACAGCACCAGCGCGAGGCCGAAATCGTCGCGCAGGCCGGACGCAAGGGCGCGGTCACGATCTCGACCAACATGGCCGGCCGCGGCACCGACATCGTGCTCGGCGGCAATCCCGTGTTCCTTGCGCGCGCCGCATGCCAGCTCGGCGAGGAAGACGCGCGCTATCCGGAGATGCTCGAGAAGTTCCGGGCGCAGTGCGAAGCCGAGCGCGACGAAGTCGTTGCCGCCGGCGGTCTCCACATCCTCGGGACCGAACGCCACGAGTCGCGCCGCATCGACAACCAGCTGCGCGGCCGGTCGGGCCGCCAGGGCGATCCCGGCTCGTCCAGGTTCTTCCTGTCGCTCGAAGACGACCTGCTCCGGATCTTCGGCGCCGAACGCATCCAGGGCCTGATGCAGCGGCTCGGCATGGAAGAAGGCGTGCCGATCGAATCGCGCATGGTCTCGCGCGCTGTCGAAAATGCGCAGAAGAAAGTCGAAGGTCACAACTTCGACATGCGAAAGCATCTTCTCGAATACGACGACGTGATGAACAAGCAGCGCGAGATCGTCTATGCGCGCCGCCGGGCCTATCTCGAGTCCGAGAACCTGCGCAACGAAGCGCTCGAGCTGGCGACCGAGCAGGCCGAAGCGCTGATCGAGACGTTTCTTCCGGGCGAGCGCCGCACCGAGTGGGACTGGAAAGGCCTGTTCGATGCGGTCTTCGGCCACTATCACGTGCGCTTCGACCTCCCCGAGGAAGAGCGCGAGAAGATCACGCAGCCCGGCGCGAAGGAGAAGCTCGTCGCGTTCGTGCGCGACGCCTACGAGGGCCGCGAGCGGATGTTCGGCGACGACGTCGTGCGCCAGCTCGAAAAGTGGGTTCTGCTGCAGGCGATCGACCATCACTGGAAGGATCACCTGCTCGGCATGGATCACCTGAAGGAAGGCATCGGGCTGCGCGGCTATGCGCAGAGGAACCCGCTCCAGGAGTATCAGCGCGAGGGCTTCGAGCTGTTCGAAGCGATGATGGCGCGTTTCGAAGACGACGCCGTCGAGAAGCTCTACGCGATGCGTCCCATCACCGAGGAAGAAGCCCGCCTTCGCATGCAGCAGGCCGAAGCCGAGCAGGAAGCCGAAGCCGTCGAGCACGGCGCGAGCGAACCGGGCACCGCCGAACAGGCCGAAGCCGCGCGCGCGGAGCAGGCACAGATCGAGCAGCGCCGCCAGGCCGAGCGTCAGTCGTTCCAGCAGCGCATCGGCCAGCAGCGCCTCGAAGAACAGCGCGTGCGCGCCGAACGGCAGATGGTGATGTCGCACGGAAGCTCGGCGGCCCCGTCGCAGCGGCCGGCGCAGGCTTCCACGAGCACGGTCGGCCGCAACGAGCAGTGCCCGTGCGGCAGCGGCAAGAAGTACAAGAAATGTCACGGGAAGCTCGCGTGA
- a CDS encoding UbiA prenyltransferase family protein yields the protein MAADLWAALRPTQWIKNGFVLIALVFSLHLGDSAAVARTLAGFIVFCLASSSACVWNDLFETSGDGHHVRIRSRPIPAGRISSSSATALAVGLASAALAGAGAIGLPMVMCVSAFLALEAAYTLKLKHIPVIDVVTIAGGFVLRTAAGVVTAGAHMSAWLFLATFLLAMFLALANRRAELDPRGANASADRPAPELYLRVPLDALLVLSALLVVMIYTQYTLSTEVAQRLGTSRLYLTVPFVVCGVFRYLFLIYGRDQGGNPTEALLGDMPLLGAVALWAATVVVLIYS from the coding sequence GTGGCCGCAGACCTGTGGGCGGCGCTCCGGCCGACGCAATGGATCAAGAACGGGTTCGTGCTGATCGCGCTGGTGTTCTCGCTGCATCTCGGCGACAGCGCCGCCGTCGCCCGCACCCTTGCCGGCTTCATCGTGTTCTGCCTGGCGTCGAGCTCGGCTTGCGTGTGGAACGACCTGTTCGAGACGAGCGGTGACGGTCATCACGTCCGCATACGCTCGCGGCCGATTCCCGCCGGCCGGATCTCGTCGTCGAGCGCGACGGCGCTCGCGGTCGGGCTGGCATCGGCGGCGCTTGCCGGGGCCGGCGCGATCGGACTTCCGATGGTGATGTGCGTGTCGGCGTTTCTCGCGCTCGAGGCGGCCTACACCCTGAAGCTCAAGCACATTCCGGTCATCGACGTAGTGACGATTGCGGGCGGATTCGTGCTGCGGACCGCCGCCGGTGTAGTGACGGCCGGCGCGCACATGTCGGCCTGGCTCTTCCTTGCGACTTTTCTGCTGGCGATGTTCCTCGCGCTCGCCAACCGGCGCGCGGAGCTCGACCCGCGGGGTGCGAATGCGTCGGCCGACCGGCCGGCGCCTGAGCTTTACCTGCGGGTTCCCCTCGATGCGCTGCTGGTGCTGTCGGCGCTGCTGGTGGTCATGATCTATACGCAATACACGCTCAGCACCGAGGTCGCCCAGCGTCTCGGCACCAGCCGGCTCTATCTCACCGTGCCTTTTGTGGTCTGCGGTGTTTTTCGATACCTCTTCCTCATATACGGCCGCGACCAGGGCGGGAACCCGACGGAAGCACTCCTCGGCGATATGCCGCTGCTCGGCGCGGTGGCGCTGTGGGCCGCGACCGTGGTTGTCCTCATCTACTCCTGA
- a CDS encoding SRPBCC family protein has translation MKHHARLFVIAAALVSVATFSGCDAISGYFRAKNAAVKWEGPIEEIAAADIKKDGKVFTIHMESRIDAPPDKVWAAMKHPELLSKNSEQYKKSDILKDEGNHKELELHVMALDNLQQLTVAMDFDDAAKTLKIKTLTSTIADIEGTYTLTGSPDGTKSLYTYDAKQTDKIALPISEDVQRSAIKESFVNQVRAIKKQTS, from the coding sequence ATGAAGCACCATGCACGTCTGTTCGTCATTGCCGCCGCACTCGTCTCGGTAGCGACATTCTCCGGCTGCGACGCGATCTCCGGATACTTCCGCGCCAAGAATGCCGCCGTAAAGTGGGAAGGCCCGATCGAGGAGATCGCCGCCGCCGACATCAAGAAGGACGGCAAAGTCTTCACGATCCACATGGAATCGCGCATCGATGCGCCGCCCGACAAGGTCTGGGCCGCCATGAAGCACCCCGAGCTGCTCTCCAAGAACAGCGAGCAGTACAAGAAGAGCGATATCCTCAAGGACGAAGGCAACCACAAGGAGCTCGAGCTGCACGTGATGGCGCTCGACAACCTCCAGCAGCTCACGGTGGCGATGGACTTCGACGACGCCGCCAAGACGCTCAAGATCAAGACCCTGACGTCGACGATTGCCGACATCGAGGGCACCTACACGCTGACCGGCTCGCCTGACGGAACCAAGTCGCTGTACACGTACGACGCCAAGCAGACCGACAAGATTGCGCTTCCGATCTCCGAGGACGTGCAGCGCAGCGCCATCAAGGAAAGCTTCGTCAACCAGGTCCGGGCGATCAAGAAGCAGACGAGCTGA